The Nicotiana tomentosiformis chromosome 2, ASM39032v3, whole genome shotgun sequence genome includes the window gtattgttgcatgcgcttctctttggtctcgaagatcccgtagacctgatttactatcagttgtgagtcgcatttgatttcgatgacctcAGAGTCAAGTCCTCGGACCAactcgagtcctgcaatcaaagattcatactctgcttcattattagttaaatGGACCATCTTGATGGCTTACCtcagggtttcccccgaaggcatgattaagactataccgaccccggaccctttcacgttggaagctccgtccgtaaataaggtccaaacccctgatgtcAATTCTGACATCATCATTGCTTTTTTGGTTGCCTGAGGCAATAATCTCGAACTGAAAtaggccacgaagtcagccaacaCTTGCGATTTAATTGCAGTTCTCGtattatattctatgtcgaactcactcgTTTCGACGACCCATTTGACCAATCTACCCCAAatctcgggtttatggaggatgtttcGCAAAGGGAAAGTAGACACTAcgactatcgggtggcattggaaatagggcctcaactttcgagcggcgactacaagagctaaggccagttttttcaAATGTGGGTAACATGTTTCTGCTCCGGTTAAAActttactaacatagtaaatggGATATTGTGTACCTACGTCTTCTCGGACTAAAACCgtacttaccgcaacttctgagaCCGCGAGGTAAAGCAGCAACATTTCCctttcttttggttttgaaagcaaggaagggcttgacaagtacttatttaaatccctcaaagcctgctggcactccggggtccattcaaaattatttttctttttgagcaatgCGAAGAAACGATGACACTTTTCTGACGATCGggaaatgaatctgctcaaagATGCCAATCTCCCCGTAAGCCTTTGGACTCCCTTCACGCTTTTCAGTTGGTACaggatatcctctatggccttgatcttatcaggGTTTACTTCAACCCCCCTTTGTGATACtagaaatcccagaaacttatCAGAGCTGACCCAGAACGCGCATTTCTCGGGATTAAGCATCATATTATgcttaggggtgtacaaaccaaACAATAACCCACACCAACCCGAAAATCCGAGTCAACCCGAAAAAAAACCCGACTAGTGATTTGGTTTgacttggtttggtattgaaaaataaaatccgaccataatagggttggtttggtattaactaaaaaaaatcaaaccgaaaccaaaccaacccgacattacatgtatacttattttatatattagatagataaaaatatttattagaatgtaagttataaatatttcttaattttttttataatttctgTATTTAGCATAATATTTTAAGTTGGTTTTATATCCCATGTAAATATTTGTTTTTGTCTCGCCCATAAAAGAATAATTGAGCCCAAACTAAAACCTAGTCCTAAAGCAGAACTAGACTAGTCCTAAAGCTTTTCTAAAACACTTAAATAATTGAAATCATTTTGCCTCTTCTCCAAAAGCAAGAAATCATATCGTTCCATTCCAAAACTCCCCTAATTAGTTCAAACCAAATTAGCTCAAACCCTATCAACTCTCTTTTGCTCTCATCGGTAAGGCTCCTCCCTTTCTCATTTTACATATTTTCTTTTAGATGCATACATATGCCTTGCTTTTTCCCAATTAACTAAGATTTTTCTTTTTCCGATTAGCGAGTTGTTTTGCAAATATGTTGTATTCCTCCTTATTGTCGAATtcatttgtttattttatttttcttagatGATTAACATGAGTAATTGACTGTTACTTAAAAAGATATTGAAActtttttacttatattttgaatcatttggttaaATAATATGGACTATGTAAAATTAAGAGTGATGTATTTCTTACATTGTTATGCGATTTTGTCATATTTCTCAACGTGTGAGCTGGTGTAAATTCGAGGTCATTGTAGAAAGTCCAAAGGACATTCAAGTCTCCACGTCCTCTAAGAATGTAGATTCATCCAGTGGTTGTTACATCAATAAATCTGAAAACTATCATTAACGAGAAGCAAAACATAAATGAAATTGTCTTTGCATCTGTCATTTGCTGTCACAATGCGAAGGTAAAGTCCATGAGTTAAATAGTAACTGAATATGTTCTATTTGCAGGAGCTCTTTCTAGGAATGGAAACTACAACTTCTGGAGCAGATGCGGAGTTAGTTGTCAATAATCCTTCGCCAATGGCAGCTCAACAATAAAGTAAAGACACTCCTCATCGACGCACTCCTCCTAAGAAGCAAAAAAGAACGACTCCATTAGAAAATTCTAAATATGGGAATAGTGACAGAGAGATGTCCGAGATTTGGAATCACTTCTCCAAATTTATTGCTAAAGGAGGTAAATGTAAGGCAAAATACAATTATTGTCCTAAAACATTTGCTGCAGGTAGCAAGAATGGGACTACTACCTTATGATCGCATTTAAATGCTACATGTCACAAATCTCCCTTTAGAGTCATTGATAAGAGACAATCAAAATTAAAACATATCAAAGAAGGGTGGCTAGAAGTTGGTTCGGGTGCTATTGAAAGGGTAGTATATAATGTGGATGACATTAGGAGGGCGATTGTCGAATTTGTAATTCTTGATGAGCAACCTTTTAGAGTTGTTGAGGGAGAATGATTTAAGAAATTAATGGCTAAAGCCTTACCTAATTTTGAATTACCTTCTCGTATAACTGTTGCTAGATATTGTTTGAGGATTTATCATGAAGAGAAGGAAAAACTTTAAAATCTTATTAAGAACCAACGTGTATGTCTCACTAGTGATACATGGACATCACTCCAAAACTTAACTTATATGGTTGTCACTGCACATTGGATAGATGATCAATAGAATTTACAAAAGAAAATTTTGAACTTTTTTCCAACACCGGATCACAAAGGTGAGACTATTGCAAAGGGAATTGAAGCATGTTTATTTTGTTGGGGCATTGATAACTTGTTTGTTGTGATCTTGGATAATGCAAGTGCTAATGATgctgtcattaagcatttgaagtTGTGTATTGATGATTGGAAAGGAGTAATACTTGGAAATGAGTATTTACATGTTAGATGCAATGCTCATATTTTGAACTTGATTGTAAAAGATGGGTTAGATGAACAAATTGAGCCTATTTCTCGTGTAAGAAATGTGGTGAAATATGTTAGGTCTTCTCCTTCAAGGTTTGCATCTTTCAAGTCATTTGTTGAGAAAGCTAAGATAGATACTCATGGTCTTGTGAGTCTTGGTGTTGAAATAAGATGGAACTCCACATATACAATGTTAGATGCAGCACTAAAATTTGAAAAAGCCTTTACGAAAATGTATGTGGATGACCATAAGTATCAAAAGTATTGTCGAGAGCTTTAAGAGGAAATCCATCTGCAGATGACTGGAAGAATGTGAAAGCTTTTATCAAGTTTCTTAACATTTTCTATCAGACAACTTTAAAATTTTCAGGCAGTTTATATGCTACTTCCAACTCTTTCTTCCATGAATTTTTCAATCTTTGAAATGCTATTATAAAGTATACCAAAAGCGATGATCGTATTTTGAATGATATGGTAGGAAGAATGAAAAGTAAGcttgaaaaatattggggtaagtttGAGGATATGGATATGTTATTGCTTGTTGCTATTGTGTCGGATCCTAGATACAAGATGAAGTATGTGAACTTTATTCTTACCGATGCATTTGGTTCTTTGTTGGGAAGATTGAGGTCTGAAGATGTGGTAAGTATTTTAACTCGCTTGTATAAAAACTACAATGATTCTTTTTTTAGGCTTCTAATGACAATATTGGAGGCGATACTAGTATGAGTGAAGTTGGTGATTTATTGCAATCTAAGTGGGAGAAAATTTTGGAAGATGaggaaatattaaaaaaaatctaaTCTTGAGATATATTTGATGGATGATGTGGTGAAGATCAAGGATTTTAATATCTTGGCATGGTGGAAAGTTTCATCTAGTAAATACCCAATTATTTCAAAGATTGCAAGGGATGTTCTTTCTATTCTTATTTCTACTATTGCATTGGAGTAAGCTTTTAGTACAGGTGGGCGAATTCTGGATTATTATATCGTAGTTCTTTAACACCACAAACAGTAGAAGCACTTATTTGCACTCAACAATGGATACGATCACCTTCCAAGGAATATAAGTTTGAAGACATGTTAGAGGAAGTCCAGAAAATTGAGCAAGTTCAAGAAGGTAATAATTTATATTCAATTGTTAATGAGtatagttatttttttatattatttaatattaaatatgttaattatttcttttctttcagaATATGAAGACTCGCCTTTGATGATTGATTAGAGGGATAGTTAACTACAATTTGCTTCATGACTATTTTTGGAATCTTTACTATTTCaaggtaattaattaaaagaaagttGGTGCATGGTTTTTAATCGATTAAGAAGCTTTTGTATTACATTGTTTCTCTAAGGTTTAGTTGATTTGACAATTGAAGAAATTAGACTTTTTACAATACTTAAAGCAATTGATTTGTCCATGATACTCCAACCTGCTCTTTCTAATTATTAATCTAAGGTTCAATTAAAGTTGGATAGGTCAATTGCTTTAAGCTTTTATTAGCATTTTGGTGTAAagtgaaaaataatttataaagtaAAGACCTTTATTGTTATGAGATTTTGGTCATGAAAGATAAAAAGTTGTCTATCACCTTCGTGGGcctaaaatatttaattatttacaaATATTTCAGGTATTGCAAAAATTATCCTAACGGAAAGGATAAAACTGCAACATATCTCTCAATGACTGGAAGTGAGGTCATTATGCCTTTACAAGTATTTTGGAAACATGCTCCTCTAGCTGTAATATCTACTAAGATGCCCAACTTCTTAGAGTTTAATATattctttttttgtttattttttaggACTCTTGGGTGTAATGTCTACTCTTAAAAAGTTCGTGATAATTCTTATGTAGAGTGCAATATGATATGCAGtttatatttttggtatttttgcgTTGGCATAATTAATATTAGTTGAAAAGCTCAATTATCTTTGGAAAAGGAGGGATGATTGATTAAAGTTTCTATTAGAACTTAAATCGGAACCATACAGCCTATTGACTAGCATAGTTGAGGTAAatgctaaaaaataaaaaacatagtTGTTATTGGTAAAATTGTATTTAGGATtatagaaatatttggagcacaagtttattgaaaaaacccgaaaaaaatcGAGAAAACCCGATATTGAAAAACCTGAcgtttgttggtttggtttggtctatagatttaaaaatccgatacaattggtttggtttggtaattgcaaaattcgaaccaacccgacctatgtacacccctaattatgCTTCCTTAGAATGTCGAAAGCCTCTTGcagatgtttaagatgatcacctgcatttGAAGACTCAACAAGGATATCGTCTATacaaacttccatagtttttcctatttaattttcaaatatcttGCTCACGatccgttgataagtggctccggtgtttttcaacccgaagggcatcacattgtaacaatatctATCGAAACTTgttataaacaaaaaaaaattctgatcttccgggttcatcttaatttggttgtacccgaaataagcatcgaggaaactcattaacttgtGCCCGGCTGTGGCATCAattatttgatcgatgtttggcagtgggaacgagtctttcgggcatgccttattaagatgtttataatctacgcacatgcgaaacttattattctttttaggaactactactacattagctagccagtctagATATCTTACCTCCCCAATTGAACCGATATTAAGTAActgggttacctcttctttgacgaatttatttctgGATTTGGCGATCGGGCACTTCTTTagtcttaccggaggtatgttaGGATCCAAGATTAACTTGTGTACGACTACCTCTGTCGGGATACCGGTCATATCCTCACACGACCATGCAAAAAAATCAGcgttaaatttaaggaatttaatgaagTTGGACCTGAGTTtcgggtgcagtcctgtccccggatggaatttcctttctaggaattcctcgaacaatactacttgctccagctcttccgtTGTGTACTTCGTCACATCGGTCTCTTCTGGAAcctggaaatatctcggcacttGATTATCTTCCGATGCCCAGCTAATTTTATTTAGTTCAGGAGTAGGTGCCGGGCCATGTAATTGCTATGCCACGTGTTactttcctttgctactggagaacaaaattgcattcatctcccttgtcgCTGGTTAGTCACCCCTTGTCTGCTTAATTCCCCCGGGTGtcggaaacttcagcaattgatgatatgttgatggtacaactttTATCTAgtgcaaccatggccttcccatAATGATGTTGTATCCTATATCACCATCTACTAATTTGAAAAGAGTTATTTTTATTACTCCTTCAGCGTTTGTGAGTAATAAAATTTCTCCCCGAGTTGTCacacttgcgaggttgaatccggcgaggagctttgtgaccggaataatgcttccggtgagtttagcttgttccaatactctccgttgtatgatattagccgaactacttggatccactaaaacacgtttaatcttatAATCTAGCATATTTAAGGAAATTACCAATGCGTCGTTGTGTGGTAGCAGCAATCtgtctgcgtcctcctccgtaaaagtgatatcgtcttcccgaagCCTTTTGTTATGCATTATtgatacttttgtcttctttgTTGCTGTAAAGGTGACCTCGTTAATAtcgttccctccgaagatcatgttgattgtttGATGTGGGGGATCTTCTATCGCTTTCAAGGGTTCCGCGTTGTCTCGGTtatgaccataattgttcttagctcggtcactcaagaattctctaaggTGACCATTCTTTAGTAACGTTGCCACTTCCTCCCGGAGATGTCGACAGTCCCCTGTCCGGTGGCTATTCGTCTCATGGTATTCACACaacaagttgggatccctctggttaGAATCAGATCTTATCGGTCTTGGTaaccgtgcttctttgatgtttctcgtGGCCGATACCAATTCCAttatactgacgttgaagttatattctgataacttgGGGTAGGAAGGATCTTGTGATCCTGCCACTTCTTTATCCTGCAATGATCGATTATTCCTATCGTGATCGGTCCTCCTATCGATTGGGAACATGTCCGTTGTCCGAAAACATCTGTTGCGGCCTTCGGTTCGTTCGTAAGGCAAAACTGGCCCCTCGAAGTCCGCATGTCCGTGTCATAATCATccttttatttttccttattcttttccCATCCTTTGGTCGACGATGAAAAACCAACCTGAttatcttcgatccttatttttgattTATACCGGTTGTGGACGTCCGCCCAGGTCATTGCTTGAAACTCGAGTAGGCTCTCTTTCAATTtccgggaagcgtctgaactCCTCGGATTCAACCATTTGGTGAGAGC containing:
- the LOC138904928 gene encoding uncharacterized protein; this translates as MTDNTVNNTYNPEIRGDQPHSEDSISDTHNEESDATPVHDIQYPRHIRGTTPDDADEEHVVDADKEVAGSQDPSYPKLSEYNFNVSIMELVSATRNIKEARLPRPIRSDSNQRDPNLLCEYHETNSHRTGDCRHLREEVATLLKNGHLREFLSDRAKNNYGHNRDNAEPLKAIEDPPHQTINMIFGGNDINEVTFTATKKTKVSIMHNKRLREDDITFTEEDADRLLLPHNDALVISLNMLDYKIKRVLVDPSSSANIIQRRVLEQAKLTGSIIPVTKLLAGFNLASVTTRGEILLLTNAEGVIKITLFKLVDGDIGYNIIMGRPWLH